A window of the Mesotoga infera genome harbors these coding sequences:
- a CDS encoding IclR family transcriptional regulator produces the protein MTYLQKVLRMIEIVANSDSSGTTVQEASGKSGFPMSSSHRILNDLVDCEVLTKFKEAKRYRFSPRIIPLVNEISRKMNVVNLKNCLVELKDKINETVFLSELTENGVTSVLTVESDRVFSFRARSGVYLPVHCTAAGLAIAANIDKERALDLICKSHVINDPEIETCPVEDYKARLERVRQEGFAFCDEEFEPGLRAVAVPVFDSAGSVVASITAIAPKERFSTKRINDEIVANLKKTAVNISKYTF, from the coding sequence ATCGAAATCGTTGCCAATTCTGATAGTAGTGGAACAACGGTTCAGGAAGCGTCGGGAAAATCCGGTTTCCCTATGTCCTCCTCTCACCGAATACTTAACGATCTTGTAGACTGCGAAGTCTTGACTAAGTTTAAAGAGGCCAAACGCTACAGATTTAGCCCAAGAATAATACCCCTGGTAAATGAGATCTCTAGAAAGATGAATGTAGTCAACCTTAAGAATTGTCTTGTTGAGCTGAAAGACAAGATTAATGAAACGGTCTTCCTAAGTGAGCTTACGGAAAACGGAGTAACCTCCGTGTTGACTGTTGAAAGCGACAGAGTATTCAGTTTCAGGGCCAGATCTGGCGTTTATCTTCCTGTTCATTGCACGGCTGCCGGGTTGGCAATTGCCGCAAATATTGACAAGGAAAGAGCGCTAGACCTAATATGTAAATCTCACGTTATAAATGACCCTGAAATCGAGACTTGTCCGGTAGAGGATTATAAGGCTCGTCTAGAAAGAGTTAGGCAAGAAGGCTTTGCTTTCTGCGACGAGGAATTCGAGCCAGGACTAAGAGCTGTCGCGGTGCCTGTTTTCGATTCTGCGGGGAGCGTTGTCGCCAGTATAACTGCGATTGCGCCTAAAGAGAGATTCAGTACAAAGAGAATAAATGATGAAATTGTAGCCAATCTAAAAAAGACTGCTGTGAACATCAGCAAATACACTTTCTAG